A stretch of Dysidea avara chromosome 5, odDysAvar1.4, whole genome shotgun sequence DNA encodes these proteins:
- the LOC136256468 gene encoding exosome complex component 10-like → MGQRITKSIARITKYHHITGPWPSDGIQLGSSSKSHDHGDLFEAVVEANDTLLEQVDNLLDEATGVKKAGQALSGTLDSKKVEQSLQRGHVKKVSYIHSSNMMRPQLKWADKIDNSNTPFRPIIKHKPNALKPLPSIDVQDGATISSFISAVRDKVTSIKSYGHPYRYELEKFEPITEQLEIKDPQHPGALSDVPLTTVTSVEQLQELSKLLIGVKEFAVDLEHHSYRSFLGITCLMQLSTRNHDYIIDILELRDHMHILNESFTNPRIVKVLHGADWDIIWLQRDLGLYVVNMFDTHQASRMLQLPKNSLAFLLKYCCDVDADKRYQLADWRIRPLPEEMLHYAREDTHYLLYIYDRMRNELIRRSNNDNNLLRTVISRSTEICLKVQLCSIELVFPQSIPKIHSS, encoded by the exons ATGGGGCAGCGGATTACTAAAAG TATTGCCAGAATTACTAAATACCATCACATTACTGGTCCCTGGCCATCTGATGGGATCCAATTAGGATCATCAAGTAAATCACATGATCATGGAGACTTATTTGAAGCTGTGGTGGAGGCCAATGACACTTTACTGGAGCAAGTA GATAATCTATTAGATGAAGCCACAGGAGTAAAGAAGGCTGGCCAAGCACTGTCTGGAACATTGGACAGCAAAAAG GTGGAGCAGTCACTACAGAGGGGACATGTTAAAAAAGTCAGCTACATCCATTCCTCCAATATGATGAGACCTCAACTGAAGTGGGCTGACAAGATTGACAACTCCAACACTCCATTCCGACCAATCATCAAGCACAAACCAAATGCCCTGAAGCCACTACCATCAA TTGATGTACAGGATGGTGCCACTATCAGTAGTTTCATTAGTGCCGTGAGAGATAAGGTGACCTCTATTAAGAGTTATGGACACCCATATCGATATGAACTAGAGAAATTTGAGCCAATTACAGAACAGCTGGAGATAAAAGACCCACAG CATCCAGGAGCCCTCAGTGATGTTCCCTTGACCACGGTGACTAGTGTAGAACAGCTACAAGAGCTCAGTAAACTACTGATTGGTGTGAAGGAGTTTGCTGTTGATCTGGAG CATCACTCCTACCGATCCTTCCTTGGAATAACGTGTCTGATGCAGCTATCTACTCGTAACCATGACTACATAATTGATATCCTGGAGTTGAGGGATCACATGCACATTCTCAATGAATCATTTACTAATCCTCGTATTGtaaag GTGCTTCATGGAGCAGACTGGGATATCATATGGTTACAGAGAGACCTAGGACTATATGTTGTGAATATGTTTGATACCCACCAGGCCAGTCGCATGTTACAGCTACCCAAGAACTCGCTGGCCTTCTTGTTAAAATACTGTTGTGATGTTGATGCTGATAAGAGATATCAACTAGCTGATTGGAGGATTAG GCCCCTCCCAGAGGAGATGTTACACTATGCCAGAGAGGACACACACTATCTACTCTACATATATGACCGGATGAGGAACGAGCTGATTAGGCGTAGCAACAATGATAATAACTTGTTAAGGACTGTCATCAGCCGTAGCACTGAAATCTGCCTCAAGGTACAGTTGTGTTCTATTGAATTAGTCTTTCCCCAGTCCATTCCTAAAATCCATTCCTCCTAA